The DNA segment GAGGCCTGCGGCGGCGCCGGATACCTGTCGGAGAACCGGCTGCCCGGCCTCAAAGCGGACACCGACGTGTTCACCACCTTCGAGGGCGACAACACGGTGCTGCTGCAACTGGTCGCGAAGGGGCTGCTCACCGGCTACCGGGACGCGTTCGGCTCGCTCGACGGCTGGGGTCGTGCCACGTTCGTCGCCGAGCAGGTCCGCGAGATGGTCCTGGAGCGCACCGCCGCCCGCTCGGTGATCCAGCGCCTGGTCAGCGCGGTGCCCGGACGTGACGAGGAGGTCGCGGTGACCGACCGCGGCTGGCATCTCAAGATGTTCGAGGACCGGGAGAAGCACACCCTGGAAGGCGCGATCCGGCGTCTCCGGGCCGGCGCCGCCACGAAGAAGGACCGCCCGTTCGACATCTTCAACGACGTTCAGGACCATGTTCTCCGTACGGCGGCAGCCCACATCGACCGGGTCACCCTCGAAGCGTTCGTGGCGGGCATCGAACGGGCCACCGACCCGGCCGCCAGGACGCTGCTGTCCCGGGTCTGCGACCTCTACGCCCTCAGCGTCATCGAAGCCGACAAGGGCTGGTTCCTGGAGCACGGCCGCCTCACACCGGCCCGCTCCAAGGCGGTCACCGGCGTGGTGAACGACCTGCTGCGCGCCCTGCGCCCGGACCTGCGAACCCTCGTCGACGCGTTCGCGATCCCGGAACACTGGCTGAACGCGGCGATCCTGCACGAGGAGCCGGGCCGCCAGGACGCGATGGCGAAGGAGGACGACGCCGTAGCGGCCGCCCGGTGACCGCGCCACGGTGGGCCGGCGTACAAGGGCTAGGGAAGCCGCCGCAGGACGTCCAGGAGGAACCACTCGTCCTCGTGGCGGATGACATGCTCGAACTCGGGACGCGCCAGCAACGCGGCGTGCACGTTGAAGCCGTCGTAGTTGTCGTTGCCGCGGTCCCGGAAATGCAGCGACACCAGGTCGCCGCCCGGTTCGAGGACCGAGGTCAGGCCGGTGAGGAAGGCGTCGAAGTCGGCGGCCGAGAGGTAGTAGAGCAGGTCCCCGATCACGACCAGGTCGAACGTCGCGGACGGCATTTCGGCCGGCACCGCGGCGAGCGAAGCCGTGACGTGCGGGAGGTCGGCTGTCTGCGAGCGCAGCTGGTCGACGGCCTCCGGGACGCTGTCGGTCGCCAGGATCGCGTCGCAGCGGGGGGCCAGCATCCGGGTGAAGACGCCGATGGAGGCGCCCGGCTCGTAGCAGCTGCGGTAGTGCTCCCGCGGCAGGCTGGCCAGCGTCACCGCGTATTTGCGCTGGTTGTGCCAGAGCGTCGCCACATCCCAGGGATCGTCCTTCGCCAGGTACATGCCGGTGAAGTGGTCCACGGAGACGGTGGTCTCCGGTGGTGCGGCGTCGCCCTCTGCTCGTGTCACGCCGGAATTGTGCCGAACCGGGAGACGACGCCGCCAACCAGGGTCACCGTGCCGTGACGGTGAGCGTGCCGACGCCCGATTCGGCGGTCACGGCGACGCCGGAGGAGTCGGAGCCGGAACCGAGCGTCGCCCCGGTCGGCACGCCCTTGTCCTTGTCGCCGTAGAGCGTGACGGTTCCCGCGCCCCTGCGGAACACCGCCTTCACCGGCACCTCACCGTCCGTGCTGATCTTCCAGGTGTTGACTCCACCGCCCATCAAGATCGGAAGAGCGGCGTCGGTACGGGGAAGCGCCAGCGTCAATCGCGCCGCCCCTCCGATCAGATCCACCCGATCGATGGCGCCGCGCGTCAGGTCGAAGTTCGCCACGCGAGCTCCGCCCCGCATCCGGATCGACCAGGCGACGTCCTCACTGAGCAGCACGTCCACCCGGGCCGACCCCTCGGGGCCGGTGGGTTCGACGAAGACCTTGACGGTGTCGCCGTCGAGTTCCGCCCGCGGTGTCACGCCGCTGCCGCCGGGGCTGGTCACCCGGTACCACCCGCTCGGCACGGTCCCCACCGTCACGTTCACCTCGGTGGTGCCGTCGACGAGTTCGAAGGTGGCCGAGTCCGGGACCGCCGGGGCGGCGCTGGGTTCCGGTTCGCCGATCTCCACCGGAGCGTTGCCGGGCGCCAGCGCGGCGGGCGGCTGGAACGACGGCAGCCGGGTCTCCTCCTCGCCGCCGCGCAGCACCGCCCATCCGGCGACCGCGGTCAGGAGCAGAAGAGCAGCGAACACCAGCGTCGTACGGCGCAAGCCGTGCCGTGGCCGCGAGTTCAGATGAAGCTCCAGGGTGGGCCGGGTGGAGCCGGGATACGCGTCCGGGATGAGGCCACGGCCGGTGCGGGTCGGTTCGGAGCCGGGTAGCTCGTAGTGGTCGGCGAGGGGGCCGACGCGGTGCGGGGCGTCCGGCCAGTACTCCGATATGTCCGGCAGATCGGAGATCTGCTCCTTCTCCGGGCTTCGGGGAACGTCTGGCGGGGTGGCGGGAACGGCGGGACTGTCCACGCGGGGTCTCCTCGGTAGCGCGCTGGTGGCTCCAGCCGGGGATACGGACAGAGAGCCCGATCAGTTCGACTGGGATCGCTCCCATATGAATTCCCGGCCTCAACCTCTTGCCTCGACCCCTCGATACCTGTAGATCATTATCGAACCATTAAGTCGCTATGCGCGAAATTTCTACGGGAAGTGGAATTGATGCCGGAAGATGAGGGCCTTCGCGTTGGCGGCTGGGTCCCGCCGTATTCCACCGATCAGGAAGCCGGCAACCTGCCCGCCCGCCCCGCTCTCCCCCGCACGCCGGAGCGCCTCGCGCTCGGACCGGGCCGATCGGCGCCGCCGCCGTCGGCCCGCCATTTCCTGATCCTGGCCGCCGTCGCCGCCCTCGGCTGCGGCGTGACCGCGATCGTGGCGCTGAACCGCACCGAGGATCCGGCGCCGGTCGCCCAGCAGAGCCGGGCCCCGCGGGTGGACCTCCCGGCGTTCCCGATCCAGCCCGAGGAGACCATCCCGCTGCTGCCCGCGCCGACCAGCGAGATCCCCACACTGTCAGCCGCCGCGCCTGCCGCACCCGTCGCCACCAGGAGCGCGTCACCGTCACCCGACCGTTCGTGGCGCACCGTCGAACCGTCACCGGCGAAGACCACGCCGCCGCCCGCCCCTCAGCCGGTCAGGTTGACCGCCGGATCGACGGTCGGGCTGGAACTCCTGGACCGCCCCGGCTACCGCGTGCGGCACCAGCACTACGAGGGCCGCATCGCCGCGATCTCCTCGTCCGACCCGGAAGAGGAGAAGAACGACGCGCGCTTCGTGATTCGCAAGGGCCGGGCCGCGCTCGACTGCTTCTCCCTGGAATCAGTAAACTTTCCCGGATATTATCTCCGGCACCGCGACTTCGTTATCCATCTGGACCGTGCCGAGAACTCGAATCTGTTCGACCTCGACAGCACATTCTGCTCGGAGTCGATTCGCGGCGGCAGCGCCATCGCATTGCGCGCCTACAATTATCCAAGCCGTTGGATAGCAGCGAACGGCGACCGCCTGGCGATCACCGAGTCAGGTGCGACAGCCTTCAGACCCGGCCGCCTCTGAGTGGTCCGCCGCTCGAACGCCGCGCTCGCCTTCGCCTGGGGCCGCCGATCGCACGTCTCGCGCCGCACGCCCGCACGCCCGCACGCCCGCACGCCCGCACGCCCGCACGCCCGCACGCCCGCACGCCCGCACGCCCGCACGCCGGATCTTGGGCCATTCTCGACCCGCAGAGGTAGAGAACGGCCCAAGATCCGGCCAGCCCTCGCCTCACCGCTCCAAGATCCGGCCAGCGTTCGCTCCGCCGCTCCAAGATCCGGCCAGTCCCCTCGTCTCACCGCTCCAAGATCCGGCCAGCGTTCGCTCCGCCGCTCCAAGATCCGGCCAGTCCTCTCGTCTCAGCGCTCCAAGATCCGGCCAGCCTTCGTCCCGCCACTCCAAGACCCGGCCAGCCTTCGTCCCGCCACTCCAAGATCCGAATAGCCTTCGTCCCGCCGCATGCTGCCTGCCGCAGCCGCACAACGCACGCTGCACAACGCAGGTCATAACGCACCCGCACGCCGCACGCCGCACGCCGCACGCCGCACGCGGATCTTGGGCGATCCTCGACCCTCAGAGGTAGAAGATCACCCAAGATCCGGCTAGGACATCTCGCGCCACTCCAAGATCCGGCTCGGACCTCCCTAGCCACTCCAAGATCCGGCTAGGACGTCTCCCGCCGCTCCAAGATCCGGCTAGGACCTCCCCAGCCCTCCAAGATCCGGCTCGAGCCTCCCCCGCCGCTCCAAGATCCGGCTAGGACCTCCCCCGCCACTCCAAGATCCGGCTCGGACCGTCCTGGCCGCTTCACGATCTGGCTCAGACCGTCCTAGCCACTTCACGATCTGGCTCGGGCCTCCCTAGCCGCTCCACGATCCGGCTCGGGCCGGCGGGCGATCAGGACTCCACGTGGACGCCGCGCGGTTCCAAGATTTCGCCGCCCGGAAGTTCCACCGGCTCGTCGGTACGGTTGATGTAGAAGCGGTGCCGACCGCGGATCGCCAGCTCGACCCGGCCTCGCAGCTCGACCGGCAGCTCACTGACCACACCGGCGGGCCCGAGAAGACTCGGCACGACAGCGGCCAGCCCGCCGGCGCCGAGCCGTGTGGACACGTAGGCAGCCGACCCCTCCCCCACCACCCGGCGCGTGATGGCGGCACGGGACGCCTGCTCACCGGTCTT comes from the Actinoplanes sp. OR16 genome and includes:
- a CDS encoding AbfB domain-containing protein encodes the protein MPEDEGLRVGGWVPPYSTDQEAGNLPARPALPRTPERLALGPGRSAPPPSARHFLILAAVAALGCGVTAIVALNRTEDPAPVAQQSRAPRVDLPAFPIQPEETIPLLPAPTSEIPTLSAAAPAAPVATRSASPSPDRSWRTVEPSPAKTTPPPAPQPVRLTAGSTVGLELLDRPGYRVRHQHYEGRIAAISSSDPEEEKNDARFVIRKGRAALDCFSLESVNFPGYYLRHRDFVIHLDRAENSNLFDLDSTFCSESIRGGSAIALRAYNYPSRWIAANGDRLAITESGATAFRPGRL
- a CDS encoding SAM-dependent methyltransferase, which translates into the protein MTRAEGDAAPPETTVSVDHFTGMYLAKDDPWDVATLWHNQRKYAVTLASLPREHYRSCYEPGASIGVFTRMLAPRCDAILATDSVPEAVDQLRSQTADLPHVTASLAAVPAEMPSATFDLVVIGDLLYYLSAADFDAFLTGLTSVLEPGGDLVSLHFRDRGNDNYDGFNVHAALLARPEFEHVIRHEDEWFLLDVLRRLP